One Salvia splendens isolate huo1 chromosome 12, SspV2, whole genome shotgun sequence genomic window carries:
- the LOC121758706 gene encoding homeobox-leucine zipper protein ATHB-12-like, protein MSINIKTTSKNSRRKRFSDDQIKSLETTFETEARPELHLKQHLASHLGLQPRQIAIWFQNKRARSKSKQIEQEYSVLKFNYDDLALQFDTLRKENQALLTQVQKLRKMADNKDCEENEKNQIKLGATEIPRLLLDIKGNELCMPSCEELNGRVDYLEEEAGVLNIAQIAESSLTSPENGCSFESCNFLDNTGANAQWWDF, encoded by the exons ATGTCTATCAATATTAAGACGACCTCCAAAAACTCCAGGAGAAAAAGATTTAGCGATGACCAAATCAAGTCACTGGAGACCACGTTCGAGACTGAGGCTAGACCGGAGCTACACCTCAAGCAACACCTAGCTAGCCATCTTGGCCTGCAGCCGCGACAAATTGCCATATGGTTCCAGAACAAGAGGGCTAGATCAAAGTCCAAGCAAATCGAGCAGGAATACAGCGTGCTCAAGTTCAACTACGATGACTTAGCACTACAGTTTGACACATTGAGGAAAGAGAATCAAGCATTGCTTACCCAG GTGCAGAAACTCAGAAAGATGGCGGATAACAAGGATTGCGAGGAGAATGAAaagaatcaaatcaaattaggAGCTACTGAAATCCCGAGATTGCTACTAGACATTAAAGGCAATGAGCTATGCATGCCATCATGCGAGGAACTGAACGGGAGAGTAGATTACCTGGAGGAGGAGGCAGGTGTTCTGAATATAGCTCAGATTGCTGAAAGTTCCTTAACATCACCTGAAAATGGATGTAGCTTTGAATCTTGTAATTTTCTTGATAATACTGGCGCTAATGCAC